CGGCGTGCTGACGCCCATGCTGGCCGCTGAGCTGAAGGAGGCCCAGGCGATCTATCCTGCGGCCTGGCTGGAGGACGCGATCCGCGAGGCGGTGCGCTCTAACCGACGCTCCTGGCGCTATATCGCGGCGGTGCTCGATCGTTGGGCGCGTGACGGGCGCGGACCTCTGCTGCCCACGCACGCCGACGATCCGGGGCGATATATCAGCGGCGAGCTTTCAAACATTATCAAGTATTAGCCGGGCCGACTGGAGGCCCCGTCACGACGACATCACGTGCCTATGGAACCGTTATCTGATATTCTTGCGCGGATGCGCGTCAACCCCGACGATTCACACCCGGAGCCAGCCACGGCGGTTTGTCCGAAGTGCAACGGCATGGGCTTTTTACGCTACGACGTGCCCTACGGCGATCCCAACTTCGGCAAGCTGATGCCCTGCGGCTGCAAAGCGCAGGAGATTGCCGCCAGCCGCGCCAGCAAATTTCGTGAGCTTTCGCATCTGGGGCCGTTGCAGCACAAGCGCTTCGAGAACTTCGATCTGCACCGTGGCAGCAGCGCCTACAGCCGCGACGCCCTCCAGGTCGCGCTGCGGGTCGCGCAGGAGTACGCGGCAGAACCCGCAGGCTGGCTGGTGCTGACCGGGCCAAGCGGTACCGGCAAGTCGCATCTCGCAGCGGCGATCACCAGCGCGATCCTCGATCGCAATGAAGGCGCGCTGTGGGTCTTCGTGCCCGACTTCCTCGATCATCTGCGCACCACCTTCAGCCCCCAGAGCGACATCTCATACGACGACCTCTTCAGCACAGTCCGCGACGCGCCGGTGCTGGTGCTGGACGATCTCGGAGCGCAATCGTCGAGTCCCTGGGCCGAGGAGAAGCTCTACCAGATTCTGGCGCATCGCTACGACGCGCGCCGCCCGACCGTCATCACCACCAACAAGCTGCTCGATAGCTTCGAGGGCCGCATCCGCGCGCGCATTCAGGACGCCGATGTCAGCCGGATC
Above is a genomic segment from Herpetosiphonaceae bacterium containing:
- a CDS encoding ATP-binding protein, encoding MEPLSDILARMRVNPDDSHPEPATAVCPKCNGMGFLRYDVPYGDPNFGKLMPCGCKAQEIAASRASKFRELSHLGPLQHKRFENFDLHRGSSAYSRDALQVALRVAQEYAAEPAGWLVLTGPSGTGKSHLAAAITSAILDRNEGALWVFVPDFLDHLRTTFSPQSDISYDDLFSTVRDAPVLVLDDLGAQSSSPWAEEKLYQILAHRYDARRPTVITTNKLLDSFEGRIRARIQDADVSRIVAVVGYTSEVVNRLMGLSYDLIRRMTFENFNPQPYGLEEAQRHRYNLTQVYGIVQSFVRDPQQHKWLVLMGVHGCGKTHLTAAMANDRLSRGLPTLFINTPDLLDALRASFGGEG